The segment GATTGTTTTAGAACGATATCACAAAATAAGCATCACACGTCATATCTTCCTGCGTATATCAACATACATGCGCATTGTGATGTCATAATTGACCTATTTATGCGGTAATGAAACAATGTTGCGGCTGTGCACAGAATGCGCTGTTCATCGTGTTCAATCGTTTTACATAATTCGACTCATACCCAGGAATCTAATTATGTTGTTCTTATATCTTAGACTATAAATGGTATTAAACGAATATTGATTTATATTCACCTCCACAGCCAATACGAAGAATGAAAATTATATTCCACAATCTGCACCAACAGCACTAGCGGACATTTTATAGAAAATGCACAAACAGCCCGTTACTTTGGCCCACCCCCTCCTAAAACAAAGCATTTGCTTATTATGGATACTGCTAAGCGACGACCACTTACCATTTCACTATATGCCTCTTTGCTCAACCGTGGTGTGAGTTTAATTGTACCCATGAACACGAAGAACATACCCAGAGCAAAGGAAAGGGCAACAATAGTTACGGTTCTTGGCGAGGCCATCTTCTGTAAAGTCTCCGTTCGATTGGCATCCGTTGTCCCGCTCCAGGTTTCTTCACTGTCCTGCTGAAGATGCTGAAGGGGGGAAGGGCTGATGGATACAGTCAAATATGGCTGCATGTCATTCCGCTTCAGTACCAGGAATCACCATGAGAAGGCGCTACGGTTGATCAATGTCATGAAGCAGTGCAACACTAGGGGGCGTCAGAAAACTTAGATTAGGATACTCGAACCCAACACTACTGTTTGGTACCTGAAGGAAAATGGCTTCACGGTGTAGCACTGTCTATGGGTGTAGCCTAATTAGCCATTcttaaaattatttcatatttctttttcacatttttgaaaaaaaaataattattatgctACAAATGGTCAAATTAAATATTTCCTTATGTTTTTCTGTTAGCCTGCAGTTAGCAAGAGGAAAGCTTGACTGACTAGCTTAAAGTGCTTACTGGTTAAGAAAAGCTCTTATTCAAAAGTAATAGGTTTCTAATATATTGCCAGTGTTTTGATCAGGATTTATGTGTTCATATATTTGGTGGAAAAACATCAGggaaaatcacaaaaatatatttttaataagaaaGCTAGTTGGTTTTCAGGACAGATCTTCTTGAATGGATGCACCATTTGAAGTAGAATTCTTTCTCAATCtcttattacaattacaatacaaagtataaatatttttatgaatgttgcCTTGAGTCTTTGCAAAAGAATTGATGACGACATTCTAGCAATTATCACAACAGGAACTCCTGTTCACAGACATTGGGAGCAGACTTCTGTTCTTGTAAGAGACATCAATAAGTGCTTCAGCATGTTCATAGGTCATCCATTTCTTCAAAAGATCTTTATTCTGTGTGATGACGTCCACGATCCCTTTTCTTTACGAAACCACACCCTGTTCCTGTCTGGCTTTGAGAGCCAAAATTGCTTTTCGGTAAAGGTCTATAAAAGGAAACAgacaaattaaatgttaaatagagTTTTAAAATTCCTCCCACAAGGTCTAAATTTACCCCAAGAGCAGCCATGATCAAAACAAATAGTGTTTTAGAGGTCACCGATGCTCACCGAAAGTAGTTGAAAGATCAACAGGCTGTGTATAAGCTGCTGGAACTTCCTCTGTGTTTATCTTGTTCTTACGTTTCACTTTAACCAtcttcttttttctctttatttcctCTTTTCCTGTGAATAAATAGGTTAAAAGCATGAAATGAAATAGGATATAGTATTTCATAACGACATTTAAGTTTGAATACCTCTAGAGGGTTTGGAGACCTCACTGTTGGGGGACTCTGGTAGACCAGAGTTCTCCTCTTTTACTTTGGCTTTGCGTTTCGTTATCCTTTGTTTGGGAGGAATTATTGCACTGCTGGCTTTATCTTTCTGGCTGTTGTGGTCCTGATCTGCTTTATTTCCTTCGGTTTCCTCAACCTCTTGTTTATTTACTCCTCTGCTTGGACTCTCCTTCTTAATTTTAACCTTCACCTTCTTCttgcttattttcttttttaaagagttCTCCTACAAATGTCAGGGGTGAATCAATAAGTTAAATCTACAGtacagatttgtaaaaaaaaaataaaaataaaaaataaagattatttaaccttatttagaatatttttcaTTGGATGAAGAGTACCATTTTCCCTCACAATTTCATTTTGCTGTTCTTGATGTATATCGGTTTTGCTTGTACGTGTTCTGCAAGAAAAGATGAGTTGCATAATTCTTCAAATGTACACAAATGAGATAAGATGTTTgcaaatgttcaaaagtttgggtcaaagaaagaatgaatattaaaatgttaataagaaAAAGTGATAGTGAAGACTTTAGCGttgcaaaaaaaattgattttaaatagATGCTCTTATTTTGAGCGTTCTATTTATAAAGGAATcatggagaaaagaaaaaaaaagataatagtatatataaaatgtaaaaagcagtAAAAGTTttatcaacattgataaaaacataagaaatgattcttgaacaccaaatcaacatatcagaatgatttctgaaggatcatgtggcactaaaAACTgtagtaaattcagctttgccatcacaagaattgcattttaaatatacattaaaatagaaacggttatttttaaagtgcaataatattttataatataactgtatttttgattaaataaatgtagccttggtgagcataagagaattctctaacaaacatttaaaaatcttactgatcctaaacttttgaatggtagtgtaaatacaTATCTTATACAGACGCAGCTCTTACTTTTCCTCTTTAGACTTGTTCCGGCTCTTCTCTGTTTTGTCtctcctttctttttcttctggCCCTAATGGTCGCCTCCCATCTCTCATCACACGGGCACAGAGGTCGGGGTAGTCCAGGCACACAGCTCGTAGTAGCCATCTGAGACCTCGCAGGGTCTTTCTGTCTGACCAGCGACGCAGATCCATTGATGCAGAACATGGCTCCTGAAGATTAAGAACAAACCGCTCAAAATGCATTGAAATCAAACTACTAGTAACCTGTCAGAATGTTGCAATAAACTTTAACATTACATATCATCAGTTCCCTTACGTCTTCCTGGAGGCTTATCATACGTTTTGAATATGTCattgaatatttttattatttcacagtACTCACAATGTGGCAAAGGGAACGGCTCTGGTTGACCAGACTCTCTAGGGAGAGAATTTCAATGAGTTCATTTCCCAGAAGAGCATTAATTTTGTCCTGTTTATTTGCCAGCCTGTTATGAGATATAGAGGTGGCCAAAATAAGCTGGATTGCACGCAAAATTCTAATATTCACCTATAAGACACAGTAAAGAACAGTAAAAACTAGTTTGGAGCATTGTTaaagaaaagtatttaaaaaaatattttatgatttaaaataacaaactgaTATATTTCCAGCAGAAAGAGGATTTAATAATTATAGCAGTTGTAAACAGGGGTATCTTACACAAGAAGAGGTTTTCCTGCTACTCTTGGATGCTTCAGTAAGACCACCAGAGCTTCTCTGACCTCTTTCATTCGTTGTCTATCACTGGAATCCAGCACAAAGACGATGCCGTGAGCTTCACTGTAATACTCTCTCCAGGACCCCCGAACCTCAGGAGCCCCTCCCATATCCAGTATGTTAACCAAGTAGTTTTCCACCCTTAATTCAGTGTGGACACATCCATGAGTGGGACCTACATCTCCAGGGGGCACTGAATAAAGTTACATAACATTAAATCTCAACAAATTGAAGTCGTTTTAGCAAATCTCTCTTGTATATTTTACCATTTATAAATTGTACCTAAATTACCTCTTAACATCCCACTGacacaagatgtttttccagCTTTGTCCAAGCCAATTACTAGAACCGTGATCTTCCTAGAAAATGTTAAAGCAAGGTTACTTCCGTGGAAATAATCATTTAAAGGAAAACGCCACCGTTTTCCCTCTAACACCATACTTActtgtaactactcatgtaactgtctttaaccacatcaactctggggacccaccggtgggtccaatattacatatgcctaattctcaagaaatcaaaataacagctgaagtggttaaatagggaaaacatggaagagTTTGGTGGAGTTTGGTTTGGTGCACACACTGAGACGAAGGAAGTACATATCAACTCATCTAAGTTGATGGAAGGACATAGTGGAATGTGGAAAAACTGTGGCGTTTTCCTTTAATATGTAGCATTTGTTGATAATAGGCTGACCTCTTCTgatcagcaacaacaacaaaaagatcaTATAGAATTGTATAGGATTTGCGTGGCTGACAGGTACCTCAGTGGTTGCTGGAGTTTGGAGACCCAGCTACAGCAATTGCTCATGAGGTTGAACATGTTGATCTGAGAAGGAGAGCACCAGGGAGAGAACCAACATCTCCTTAACTCGTACCTGAGAGCAGATAACAGGGATGCTCGATCATTTGTACTCATTCCCTTGGAATACATGTAAACCTCAGCTGTTGTGTCTCGCAAGGCATTAACCTTAAGAATTGGGGATTCATTAGTTACTTGAATTTCTGACACCCACACCCAGCCAGTAAAACCTGGAATGCTCGAAAATGAAATACTAAACActattgcaaaatataaaatcaggtttttttttttatcattatttaaggTTATATACACACTTCATTTTACAACAAAGCCAAATAACAAAACCTCTAGCCTTCTTTACATACTTAAGAATCAGCATATAAGCAAACATTTTTCAGCATTTATATTTATGGCTTTAAGAGATCAAAGTTTTTGAGACAACTAGCAGAATAAACTCTTTCATGGCAAAATAACCATATTCAGATAGCAGCTGCCTGTCCAGTGCAGACACACACTAGTCTAATTACATTTACAGGTGTCTGAGAAGGAAGATTTGCGATCTCAGTGCTTGTTCCATCAACGTACATCTGTTCAGTCCCATAACCCTTAAAAAAAAGTCTGAGTCAATTACGCGGTTCTCCTTCTGAACACTTGAGCCCTTTATCCAAGCAGCATGTGCTGCTGCAGCCCACCGATCAATTACTCTCTATACTTTGAAACGTAAAATAAGTGTGGATATTTTTTCTGACAGCTTGATGCTATAACTATGCTTCTAAACTGCATATCTGACTGACAGAGGACATCAACATTTTAGTGTGGATTATACTACAGACAGATTATAATTCAGTGTTCAATTCATAGAGTGTTGGAGACCACTATAATATTCAGTGTAGTCCACTGCATGATCACGTGATCATAAACCGCATTACTgagtatacatacatacatacgcaGAGACATAATACAGCACATCATATCACATATACAGAGTTCACGTATagtcagtgaaaaaaaaactattatacatTACTCACAGTAGTATGTCAGACTCCATGCGTTTTTGTTTGTCTCTCCAGAAAACATTTTGCACAAGTCTGCTAAAAACTAATCAGGCTTACTCCTCTAATCCGCTCACCTCGTGTGGGAGGAGCTTAGAAGGAACACCATCACATCCTTACAACCAATCATATGGGAGACAGGTGACGGCTGCCTTTCTCAATGGTTTTATCTGGGCTAAAATGTAGACATCTGCCAGGTTATTATAGGCCAAATATAAGTAAACATCCTAACAAATTCCTCGCTTTTAGTTATAGGAGTCATATGTAATGTCCATAGACATCTGCTTTGAGGTAAATGTGAAATATTGTCTACTACTCAGTCTAATGCATATTACCGTGTAGAGCATCATAGCGTGATGACACCCTTATTACACAACACTGGCAAATAAATAATCCAAATGATGCAGGGTCACTTGTACATGCTTCTAAAATCTCTATCTTCAGAAGACCATTGATGCTGCTTAAACACAGAGTAAAAACTCAAATCAAAATGGACAATTCTTATTTTTCATTGAATACTTTagtattgtaaattatttatcCATGCACATGGCCTCATAATCTTTCAATCAAAAACATTAACTTCCCCTTCCCCTTGAAACAGCATCTCTTCTCTGATGACGTATGCATCAGCAGCATAAGAGCTGACCAATAATCCATTGTATTCACCAACCTGTCACTCATATGAGGTCACAGCAATTAGCAGACAACAAGGATCCAATTAAACCCTGATGGACAAAATCAAGTTCCAccctacaaatgttttttttttttttttgagaagtttTTCACTCAGATATACACAACAATAAGGAAAAAAGACATTCCCAACATTCATGCTGACATTATACAGGAAACTAGAAAGACTGGTTCCTGGACATAATAAAGTCCCAccctacattttttgttttgtttgagaaGCGGTTTCACTCAGACATACATCACAATAGGGAAAAAGACATTCCCAACTTTAATTTCATACTGACATTATTACAGAAAACTAGAAAGGCTTGTTCAGTGATATAATGATAACTGTAAAGTTTTAATTCATTCTAGTTCTATGAGAATAATTAAGTCCACATCACAGCTATAATGACACCGAATGATGTAGTCTGTCTGAATCACTTTCCAAATGATTTTCTTTTCCAGTCGGTGAAAGACAAAACCATTGACAGCTTATCAAAATCCACCTTTTCAAAAAACTTTAGCTTTTAAAGAGGTAGGGGGAAAAAGTGtgaataatctaaataaataattatgctcATAGTTATCATTCTGGGTGTGAATGACTTTGAGTCTGAATTTCTTTTAATGGAATTTCAAATGCgcattattaaacaaatatttaaatattttgtattagataaaatatcaatacaaaatatgaaagtttcatttgaaaaaaaaatgaaaccaacttttttctttttaataaatacattttaccaggcCATCCCATTGTCATTTTTAGTCTATGAATGAAGCCTGTAAGGCAATTAGCATCGAATACCTTTTGTCTTAATTTTGAATGGTACTGTTTAAGAAAAgaactctttaaaataaatggcacttggtttgatattttgttaattcagtgacattcatttatttttaagtgtggcCAATATTTTGGAGCCATTGTATAAAGTCAGTTATACATTTAACAGCATCACAGTATACCACAGTCAATTTCAGGTGAAACTTCAGTGATCTTACCATGTTTTTCCTGTGCCCTTAATTCATGTCAGGAAGATTGTAGTAATTATGATAACAACGTAGTTTTGGGCTCAACCCACATCACAGTCTGCATCGAGCTCGGTCACTGTCACAAGATTGTTCCGAGCACAACACAAAAACTGCACTGAATCTCAACCTTTATCTAAATCAGCTAAATTTGAATAAACAAATATGTgactaaatattgtaaaaaacgtaattttctgtaaagttgctttgtaatgatttgtatcgtaaaaagcgctatacaaataaacttgaattgaacataGGCGTTAGGAAAGATTATCTGCTCTAATCACTTTCCAAGAATTTTAGAATTACAGTTGAGAACATGGGTGTATGATATACTTGACCACCAGGGGTccaattcaaaacatttatttttcggTTTAGTCATTTCAGAATGCACAAAACATATTTGGTGgtgaaacagttttcactcagaaattgcaagtaagtttcacaaataattgcaaagaaacAGTAAGTAACATGCATTTTGGTAGTATAAAGTCTGAAATCGTATTTCTCTCATAGTCCAATAATCtatgtttttatatatcttttataTAGAACTAAAATTCCTTTTACCAGTGTATTGTTAAGAATTAAAAAACACTTTAGGCATACTTCCACATCTGTTGAGTGATTCTCTGCAAGAGCATATTAATTAAGTTTCTACCACTTAAAACCGGATGTACTGTAAAGCAACTGTCAAAACATAAAAGCAGCATCCTCTTTACTTCCCTCTAG is part of the Carassius carassius chromosome 33, fCarCar2.1, whole genome shotgun sequence genome and harbors:
- the LOC132113730 gene encoding ADP-ribosylation factor-like protein 13B isoform X8; its protein translation is MLRGPTHGCVHTELRVENYLVNILDMGGAPEVRGSWREYYSEAHGIVFVLDSSDRQRMKEVREALVVLLKHPRVAGKPLLVLANKQDKINALLGNELIEILSLESLVNQSRSLCHIEPCSASMDLRRWSDRKTLRGLRWLLRAVCLDYPDLCARVMRDGRRPLGPEEKERRDKTEKSRNKSKEEKTRTSKTDIHQEQQNEIVRENGTLHPMKNILNKENSLKKKISKKKVKVKIKKESPSRGVNKQEVEETEGNKADQDHNSQKDKASSAIIPPKQRITKRKAKVKEENSGLPESPNSEVSKPSREEIKRKKKMVKVKRKNKINTEEVPAAYTQPVDLSTTFDLYRKAILALKARQEQGVVS
- the LOC132113730 gene encoding ADP-ribosylation factor-like protein 13B isoform X7, producing MLRVPPGDVGPTHGCVHTELRVENYLVNILDMGGAPEVRGSWREYYSEAHGIVFVLDSSDRQRMKEVREALVVLLKHPRVAGKPLLVLANKQDKINALLGNELIEILSLESLVNQSRSLCHIEPCSASMDLRRWSDRKTLRGLRWLLRAVCLDYPDLCARVMRDGRRPLGPEEKERRDKTEKSRNKSKEEKTRTSKTDIHQEQQNEIVRENGTLHPMKNILNKENSLKKKISKKKVKVKIKKESPSRGVNKQEVEETEGNKADQDHNSQKDKASSAIIPPKQRITKRKAKVKEENSGLPESPNSEVSKPSREEIKRKKKMVKVKRKNKINTEEVPAAYTQPVDLSTTFDLYRKAILALKARQEQGVVS
- the LOC132113730 gene encoding ADP-ribosylation factor-like protein 13B isoform X3, producing the protein MYSKGMSTNDRASLLSALRYELRRCWFSPWCSPSQINMFNLMSNCCSWVSKLQQPLRKITVLVIGLDKAGKTSCVSGMLRDVGPTHGCVHTELRVENYLVNILDMGGAPEVRGSWREYYSEAHGIVFVLDSSDRQRMKEVREALVVLLKHPRVAGKPLLVLANKQDKINALLGNELIEILSLESLVNQSRSLCHIEPCSASMDLRRWSDRKTLRGLRWLLRAVCLDYPDLCARVMRDGRRPLGPEEKERRDKTEKSRNKSKEEKTRTSKTDIHQEQQNEIVRENGTLHPMKNILNKENSLKKKISKKKVKVKIKKESPSRGVNKQEVEETEGNKADQDHNSQKDKASSAIIPPKQRITKRKAKVKEENSGLPESPNSEVSKPSREEIKRKKKMVKVKRKNKINTEEVPAAYTQPVDLSTTFDLYRKAILALKARQEQGVVS
- the LOC132113730 gene encoding ADP-ribosylation factor-like protein 13B isoform X6 — protein: MFNLMSNCCSWVSKLQQPLRKITVLVIGLDKAGKTSCVSGMLRVPPGDVGPTHGCVHTELRVENYLVNILDMGGAPEVRGSWREYYSEAHGIVFVLDSSDRQRMKEVREALVVLLKHPRVAGKPLLVLANKQDKINALLGNELIEILSLESLVNQSRSLCHIEPCSASMDLRRWSDRKTLRGLRWLLRAVCLDYPDLCARVMRDGRRPLGPEEKERRDKTEKSRNKSKEEKTRTSKTDIHQEQQNEIVRENGTLHPMKNILNKENSLKKKISKKKVKVKIKKESPSRGVNKQEVEETEGNKADQDHNSQKDKASSAIIPPKQRITKRKAKVKEENSGLPESPNSEVSKPSREEIKRKKKMVKVKRKNKINTEEVPAAYTQPVDLSTTFDLYRKAILALKARQEQGVVS
- the LOC132113730 gene encoding ADP-ribosylation factor-like protein 13B isoform X1, producing the protein MYSKGMSTNDRASLLSALRYELRRCWFSPWCSPSQINMFNLMSNCCSWVSKLQQPLRKITVLVIGLDKAGKTSCVSGMLRVPPGDVGPTHGCVHTELRVENYLVNILDMGGAPEVRGSWREYYSEAHGIVFVLDSSDRQRMKEVREALVVLLKHPRVAGKPLLVLANKQDKINALLGNELIEILSLESLVNQSRSLCHIEPCSASMDLRRWSDRKTLRGLRWLLRAVCLDYPDLCARVMRDGRRPLGPEEKERRDKTEKSRNKSKEEKTRTSKTDIHQEQQNEIVRENGTLHPMKNILNKENSLKKKISKKKVKVKIKKESPSRGVNKQEVEETEGNKADQDHNSQKDKASSAIIPPKQRITKRKAKVKEENSGLPESPNSEVSKPSREEIKRKKKMVKVKRKNKINTEEVPAAYTQPVDLSTTFDLYRKAILALKARQEQGVVS
- the LOC132113730 gene encoding ADP-ribosylation factor-like protein 13B isoform X2, producing the protein MYSKGMSTNDRASLLSALRYELRRCWFSPWCSPSQINMFNLMSNCCSWVSKLQQPLRKITVLVIGLDKAGKTSCVSGMLRVPPGDVGPTHGCVHTELRVENYLVNILDMGGAPEVRGSWREYYSEAHGIVFVLDSSDRQRMKEVNIRILRAIQLILATSISHNRLANKQDKINALLGNELIEILSLESLVNQSRSLCHIEPCSASMDLRRWSDRKTLRGLRWLLRAVCLDYPDLCARVMRDGRRPLGPEEKERRDKTEKSRNKSKEEKTRTSKTDIHQEQQNEIVRENGTLHPMKNILNKENSLKKKISKKKVKVKIKKESPSRGVNKQEVEETEGNKADQDHNSQKDKASSAIIPPKQRITKRKAKVKEENSGLPESPNSEVSKPSREEIKRKKKMVKVKRKNKINTEEVPAAYTQPVDLSTTFDLYRKAILALKARQEQGVVS
- the LOC132113730 gene encoding ADP-ribosylation factor-like protein 13B isoform X5, which encodes MYSKGMSTNDRASLLSALRYELRRCWFSPWCSPSQINMFNLMSNCCSWVSKLQQPLRKITVLVIGLDKAGKTSCVSGMLRVPPGDVGPTHGCVHTELRVENYLVNILDMGGAPEVRGSWREYYSEAHGIVFVLDSSDRQRMKEVREALVVLLKHPRVAGKPLLVLANKQDKINALLGNELIEILSLESLVNQSRSLCHIEPCSASMDLRRWSDRKTLRGLRWLLRAVCLDYPDLCARVMRDGRRPLGPEEKERRDKTEKSRNKSKEEKTRTSKTDIHQEQQNEIENSLKKKISKKKVKVKIKKESPSRGVNKQEVEETEGNKADQDHNSQKDKASSAIIPPKQRITKRKAKVKEENSGLPESPNSEVSKPSREEIKRKKKMVKVKRKNKINTEEVPAAYTQPVDLSTTFDLYRKAILALKARQEQGVVS
- the LOC132113730 gene encoding ADP-ribosylation factor-like protein 13B isoform X4; amino-acid sequence: MYSKGMSTNDRASLLSALRYELRRCWFSPWCSPSQINMFNLMSNCCSWVSKLQQPLRKITVLVIGLDKAGKTSCVSGMLRGPTHGCVHTELRVENYLVNILDMGGAPEVRGSWREYYSEAHGIVFVLDSSDRQRMKEVREALVVLLKHPRVAGKPLLVLANKQDKINALLGNELIEILSLESLVNQSRSLCHIEPCSASMDLRRWSDRKTLRGLRWLLRAVCLDYPDLCARVMRDGRRPLGPEEKERRDKTEKSRNKSKEEKTRTSKTDIHQEQQNEIVRENGTLHPMKNILNKENSLKKKISKKKVKVKIKKESPSRGVNKQEVEETEGNKADQDHNSQKDKASSAIIPPKQRITKRKAKVKEENSGLPESPNSEVSKPSREEIKRKKKMVKVKRKNKINTEEVPAAYTQPVDLSTTFDLYRKAILALKARQEQGVVS